The sequence CTAATGAGCCGGGGCGTGATGCCGACCTCGAAAtaccgctgcttcgcctgcaCAGCGGCATCCCGGTCAGGCTGGCTTACTGCTTGCAGCAGTTCTACATCTTCTTTCTCGAGGCCGCCTTTGGTCCGGCGCACGTGCTCTTCAACATCATCTTCCTCGCCAAGGGCCCGAGTGAGAAGCAGCGTCTCATCAAGACGCAGTGGGTCGTGAGCCTGTGCATGCTCTCCATCGTCCCGTACCGTCTCCTGTGCAACTTCCTGCACGCGACAAGCTTCTGCGACGGCGTGATGAGCTGCGTGCTGCAGTACGCGCTTGGCGGCTTCTATCTCGCCTACTTTTTCCTCTTGTCGCATAACTTCGACGGCGCCAAGAAGGTCGGCACAAGCGACGGACAGGACTTCGTCGCTTGCCAGGGGGAGACGAGCTGCAACTTTGGTGGCTGGTGGTGGGGCCAGATAAACGGCGGCCTCAACTTCCAGATTGAGCACCACCTATTCCCACGGGTGCACCATGGTTACTACGCCTACCTGGCGCCGATTGTGCGCAAGTTCTGCGAGGAGCGTGGCTTCACCTACACCCACTACCATACGATTCAGGAGAACATGATGAGCACATTCCGCCACATGGAGCAGTACGGACGTGGTCGGGAGAAGCGGAAGAGCGCTTAGGCGGAACTCAAACGGCACACGGCGATTTTACGTAAGAAGGTGTTACTGAAGCCGTCGacgaggaaggaaggaaggatTTTTCACAATAGTGGCTGCTTGGCGTCGGCTCTGGTGGCTCTCACGTGCGCAggctgctcctgcagcaccccGCCCCGCTCCTTTACGAGCCACAACGCCGCTATCAAACGCCGACTCTTCGCCCTGTCTGCTCTCCTTAGATCACGGCACACTTTTTTTTGTATCTTGTTTTCGCTTTTCCAGTGAGCTCTTCATATTCCTTCCTAAAATTCGTGCACACAGATATGTACGTATaccgatatatatatatatataggaATGCCTATGTGCATGCATATGTAGGTATGCGTATAACTAGCGCTACAATCTCATGTGCGTTAACTTGAATAAGAGAGCTGCAGGCGTCGTGTTGTGCAAGTGCGCCTGGTTGTGTCTCGCGAGAGACGTGCGGTGGACCACCGAAGTACGGAGGCGAAGGGCTTCTTTAGCGTTCGCAAACGCACGTAAAGAAAAAAATAATATATAGAACGAAATAGaaa comes from Leishmania infantum JPCM5 genome chromosome 14 and encodes:
- a CDS encoding delta-4 fatty acid desaturase,putative;with=GeneDB:LmjF14.1340, giving the protein MSDLKKDVLSIDGIYYDTEKLALMHPGGAMMVRLCNGRECTAIFLSYHRRRFPHALYEQYQVPKDQVHPGSLIEQRQQPSYDSYLELCKRIQPIIAPTKGFAPWYYYLKAAFWLTVMLGLDLYSLFYRRAYFLTVIQSLSMAMVGLNVQHDANHGALSRDWRVNRILGLSQDMLGGSSISWIVNHDYVHHIYTNEPGRDADLEIPLLRLHSGIPVRLAYCLQQFYIFFLEAAFGPAHVLFNIIFLAKGPSEKQRLIKTQWVVSLCMLSIVPYRLLCNFLHATSFCDGVMSCVLQYALGGFYLAYFFLLSHNFDGAKKVGTSDGQDFVACQGETSCNFGGWWWGQINGGLNFQIEHHLFPRVHHGYYAYLAPIVRKFCEERGFTYTHYHTIQENMMSTFRHMEQYGRGREKRKSA